The Ruania halotolerans genome contains the following window.
CCGGGCTCACCCGGCTGCCGGACGGACGGTACCTGCGGGCGGCGATCGAGGCCGACCCGCAGTGGTGGCTAGGACCTGACCATGTGGCGGCCTACGGCGCCGACGCGATGCTGCTGGTCAAGCTGCTGGATGCGGGGGAGCGGCTGCCCGTGCACGCCCATCCGGACCGGGCGTTCGCTAAGGCGCACTTCGCCGCCTCGCACGGCAAGACTGAGGCGTGGTTCCTCCTCACCGGAGGCAGTCTGCACCTGGCGCTGAAGGAGGACCTCAGCGCAGACGAACTGGCCGCTGTGCTGGAGCGCCAGGATGCCGAGGAGATCCTGGGGCTCATGCACGAGGTACAGGTCAATCCCGGCGATGTGGTGCTGGTGCCCGCCGGTGTGCTGCACGCCATCGGCGGCGGGCTGCTCCTGGTGGAGTTGCAGGAGCCGGAGGACTTCTCGCTCATGCTCGAGTGGAAGGGCTATCCGATCGACGGGCCCAATGATGGTCACCTCGGCATCGGGTACGACCTGGCATTGCAGGCCATGGAACGACGGGCGCGCACACGGCAGGAGATCGCCGAGCTGGTGCGGCCCGCTGGGTTCGGCCCGTCAGTGTTCCCCGCAGCGGCGGACCCGTACTTCCGCCTTGGGCGTGAACGCGTCCAGGGTGAGATTCAGGTGGAGGCGGGCTTCGCCGTCGTGATCGTGCTGAGCGGGCAGGTGGCGGTGACCGGCCGGGACAGCGCTGACGGGCGGGTCACGTTGAAACGTGGCGCGACGGCGGTGGCCCCGCACGCGGCGGGTGAGCTGAGCATCACCGGTGAGGGTGAGGTGCTGATCTGCCGGCCGCCGGCGGCCACCCGGTGATTCGGCGGTGAGCGATCCACGGGCCGCGGCCCACGGTTATCCACAGGCCTCCTGCAGCGCACGGAAGACTCTGGCAGCGTCGCATGGATGAACCCGAGCACGCGGAGATCACGCTTCGGCGCTACCCTTCTTCTCGCGCTCCCGCTCATGGCGGGGTGCACGGCCGAATCGGAGGATCGCGTCACCCGGGGCGCGGATGGCCCATCGAGCGTAGGCGCGAATGACCAGTCCGGTGCGCCGCCCGTGGATCCGGTCGCACGACCTGTCGGCATGGCGGAGGAGTCAGTCGACGGCGCTATTGCGGCAGCGACCTATTACGTCCAGCTGATGCAGTACGCCCAGGCAACGGGCGATCTGGAGGAGTGGGCCGCGCTGAGCGGTCCGGAGTGTGTGTTCTGCGCCAGGGTGCATGATCTCGTTGCCGACCGGAACGCACGCGGTGTCTACGCGAGCGGAGGTGAGGTACACGCCGATCTGGTCCGTAGTGGTCTGGACTACGACCTCAATTCGGGCGCTGCGGTCTACTACGTCGACTTGGCACTTGAGATCGACGACCTGACTCAGCATCACCCTGACGGCACGACCACGCTCGAGGAGGCCTGGGGGCACACATTCCGGCTTTTCCTCACCCGCACAGAACTGGGCTGGCTGGTGGTCGATGTGCTCCGTGAGGCCGAGGACTGACCCTGGCTCCATCGACGTGAGGGAAACAGGATCAGCGCCCCAAGCGATCCGCCTCCGCGCCGATGGTCGTGCCCTCCCCATGCCCGGTGTGCACCACCGTCTCCTCCGGCAGCGCGAACAGTTTCGCCCGGATCGAGGCTTCCAGAGTGGGAAGGTCCGAGAACGAACGACCGGTGGCTCCGGGCCCCCCTTTGAACAACGTGTCGCCGGTGAACACGCACCCCAGATCGGGCGCGTACAGGCACACCCCACCGGGCGCGTGCCCCGGGGTGTGCAGCACCCGAAGCGTCGTTCCGGCGACGGCGATCTCCTGGCCGTCGGTGAGGTTGTCATCCCAGCGCGAGCCCGCGTGGGTGAGCTCCCAGAGCGGCTCGTCGTCGGGGTGCAACCAGATCGGCGCCCCGGTGCGTTCGGCCAGCTCGGGCGCCACACGCACGTGATCGTCATGGGCGTGCGTGCAGACGATCGCGAGGACCGTTCGGCCGCCCACGAGGGTGAGGATGTCCTCCACCGAGTGCGGGGCGTCGATCACGATGCACTCGGCATCGTCGCCCACCACCCACACGTTGTTGTCGACATCGAAGGTGCCGCCGTCCAGGCTGAATGTGCCGCTGGTGACGGTGTGATCCACACGCGCAGTCATCAGAGCACCACCACCGAACGCAGGACGTCACCGTGGTGCATCTTCTCGAAGGCTGCCTCCACACCGTCGATGCCGATCTCCTCGGTGACGAAGGCATCCAGGTCCAGCCGGCCCTGCCGGTACAGGTCCACCAGCATGGGGAAGTCCCGGCTGGGCAGACAGTCCCCGTACCAACTCGACTTCAGCGCCCCGCCGCGGCCAAACACATCGATCAGCGGGATCTCGGGGACCTGCATATCCGGGGTGGGAACGCCCACCAGAACGAGCGTGCCAGCCAGGTCGCGGGCGTAGAACGCCTGCTTCCAGGTCTCGGGCCGGCCGACGGCTTCGATCACCACATCCGCCCCCTCGGCGCCGGGATAGGTCTGGGCGCTGATCCGCTTGATCGCCTCCACCGGGTCTTCCTGGGATGAGTCGACAGTGTGCGTGGCGCCGAGGGTTCTCGCCTTCTCGAGCTTCTTGGGATCGATGTCCACGGCGATGATCGGGCTCGCGCCGGCCAACGCGGAACCGGCGATCGCTGCCGCACCCACACCACCGCAACCGATCACGGCCACGGACTTGCCACGCGTCACGGCGCCAGTGTTGATGGCTGCGCCGATTCCGGCCATCACGCCGCATCCGAGCAGGCCGACCGCGGCCGGGCGAGCCTCGGCATCGACCTTCGTGCACTGCCCGGCCGCGACGAGGGTCTTGTCCGCGAAGGCTCCGATCCCGAGCGCCGGGCTCAACTCGGTGCCGTCCTCGAGCGTCATCTTCTGGGTGGCGTTGTGGGTGGCGAAGCAGTACTGCGCCTGGCCACGGTTGCAGGCGCGGCACTGACCGCACACGGCACGCCAGTTGAGCACCACGAAATCGCCGGGAGCCACGGAGGTCACACCTTCGCCGACCGACTCGACCACACCGGCCGCCTCGTGGCCGAGCAGGAACGGGAACTCGTCGTTGATGCCGCCCTCGCGGTAGTGCAGGTCGGTGTGGCAC
Protein-coding sequences here:
- a CDS encoding MBL fold metallo-hydrolase; its protein translation is MTARVDHTVTSGTFSLDGGTFDVDNNVWVVGDDAECIVIDAPHSVEDILTLVGGRTVLAIVCTHAHDDHVRVAPELAERTGAPIWLHPDDEPLWELTHAGSRWDDNLTDGQEIAVAGTTLRVLHTPGHAPGGVCLYAPDLGCVFTGDTLFKGGPGATGRSFSDLPTLEASIRAKLFALPEETVVHTGHGEGTTIGAEADRLGR
- a CDS encoding class I mannose-6-phosphate isomerase, whose product is MTVIPLPANRPPDRFYRGGTGLAELRGDGAVGEYEPEDWVGSATTVHGEAPTGLTRLPDGRYLRAAIEADPQWWLGPDHVAAYGADAMLLVKLLDAGERLPVHAHPDRAFAKAHFAASHGKTEAWFLLTGGSLHLALKEDLSADELAAVLERQDAEEILGLMHEVQVNPGDVVLVPAGVLHAIGGGLLLVELQEPEDFSLMLEWKGYPIDGPNDGHLGIGYDLALQAMERRARTRQEIAELVRPAGFGPSVFPAAADPYFRLGRERVQGEIQVEAGFAVVIVLSGQVAVTGRDSADGRVTLKRGATAVAPHAAGELSITGEGEVLICRPPAATR
- a CDS encoding S-(hydroxymethyl)mycothiol dehydrogenase; its protein translation is MQQVKAVIARSQGAPVELVTINVPAPGPGEAVVAIQACGVCHTDLHYREGGINDEFPFLLGHEAAGVVESVGEGVTSVAPGDFVVLNWRAVCGQCRACNRGQAQYCFATHNATQKMTLEDGTELSPALGIGAFADKTLVAAGQCTKVDAEARPAAVGLLGCGVMAGIGAAINTGAVTRGKSVAVIGCGGVGAAAIAGSALAGASPIIAVDIDPKKLEKARTLGATHTVDSSQEDPVEAIKRISAQTYPGAEGADVVIEAVGRPETWKQAFYARDLAGTLVLVGVPTPDMQVPEIPLIDVFGRGGALKSSWYGDCLPSRDFPMLVDLYRQGRLDLDAFVTEEIGIDGVEAAFEKMHHGDVLRSVVVL
- a CDS encoding DUF6318 family protein; protein product: MAEESVDGAIAAATYYVQLMQYAQATGDLEEWAALSGPECVFCARVHDLVADRNARGVYASGGEVHADLVRSGLDYDLNSGAAVYYVDLALEIDDLTQHHPDGTTTLEEAWGHTFRLFLTRTELGWLVVDVLREAED